One Glycine max cultivar Williams 82 chromosome 3, Glycine_max_v4.0, whole genome shotgun sequence DNA window includes the following coding sequences:
- the LOC100776350 gene encoding uncharacterized protein yields the protein MRFKSPLQLLIILLVFSFVLSSAALQTTRRLLPNKEKTPTQITSDKFQGVEELKNGEEMFDMAEEFMVERRIDLESNDYPGTGANNRHDPKTPGGP from the exons ATGAGGTTCAAATCCCCCCTGCAATTGCTCATCATCCTTCtggttttttcatttgttctctCTTCTGCTGCTCTCCAAACAACAA GAAGGCTTTTgccaaacaaagaaaaaacccCTACCCAAATTACATCAGATAag TTTCAGGGTGTTGAGGAATTGAAAAATGGAGAAGAAATGTTTGATATGGCAGAAGAGTTCATGGTAGAGAGAAGGATTGATTTGGAGAGTAATGATTATCCAGGGACAGGAGCAAACAACCGGCATGATCCAAAGACACCAGGAGGACCTTGA